A single Inediibacterium massiliense DNA region contains:
- a CDS encoding CoA-binding protein, translating to MLKYKNWAVVGDVLNQRKFAYKIKNRLIDAGYIVSLVNPRESEHKVFHSLQEIKEKVDVIDLCINPKLGIDIVKKAHNLGIDHIFIQPGAESEEILLFCKEHDMKVIQSCVLVELSKRGI from the coding sequence ATGCTAAAATATAAAAACTGGGCAGTAGTAGGAGATGTACTCAATCAAAGAAAGTTTGCTTATAAAATAAAAAATAGACTTATAGATGCAGGATACATTGTTTCATTAGTCAATCCAAGAGAAAGTGAACATAAAGTATTTCATTCTCTGCAAGAAATAAAAGAAAAAGTAGATGTAATAGATCTTTGTATTAATCCAAAATTAGGAATAGATATAGTAAAGAAAGCACATAATTTAGGAATAGACCATATTTTTATTCAACCAGGAGCTGAAAGTGAAGAAATATTATTATTTTGTAAAGAACATGATATGAAAGTGATACAAAGTTGCGTTTTAGTAGAGCTATCTAAAAGAGGAATATAA
- a CDS encoding MgtC/SapB family protein, with the protein MISNGEIIFRLILASILGGLVGLERESNNRPAGFRTHILVTTGSALVMLVSMYGFNGFGVGGSGGEPARLAAQVVSGIGFLGAGTILRQGNSVHGLTTAASLWVCACIGLAIGNGYYIGGLATAVIVLFSLVSLGLFEKNLFQSKYKTIHIICKERPGLVGEIGTVVGKYCATIKHIKMCAEDEDYDLHLDMTIKIPTHFEANALFESIRKIEGIKQVRWEEREEMIK; encoded by the coding sequence ATGATTAGTAATGGAGAAATTATTTTTCGCTTAATATTAGCAAGTATATTAGGAGGATTAGTTGGACTAGAAAGAGAATCTAATAATCGACCAGCAGGATTTAGAACTCATATTTTAGTAACTACAGGATCAGCCTTGGTGATGCTTGTTTCTATGTATGGCTTTAATGGATTTGGAGTAGGAGGATCTGGAGGAGAGCCAGCAAGATTAGCAGCACAAGTAGTAAGTGGGATAGGATTTTTAGGTGCGGGAACTATTTTAAGACAAGGAAATAGTGTACATGGACTTACTACAGCAGCAAGTCTATGGGTATGTGCTTGTATAGGTCTTGCCATAGGAAATGGATATTATATAGGAGGATTAGCTACTGCTGTCATTGTATTATTTTCGTTAGTAAGTTTAGGATTGTTTGAAAAAAATCTTTTTCAATCAAAATATAAGACCATTCATATCATCTGTAAAGAAAGACCAGGACTGGTAGGAGAAATAGGGACAGTAGTAGGAAAATATTGTGCTACCATTAAGCATATCAAAATGTGTGCAGAAGATGAGGATTATGATCTTCATCTTGATATGACCATAAAAATTCCTACACACTTTGAAGCCAATGCATTATTTGAAAGCATTAGAAAAATAGAAGGAATCAAACAAGTAAGATGGGAAGAAAGAGAAGAAATGATAAAATAA